The following coding sequences lie in one Mucilaginibacter sp. KACC 22773 genomic window:
- a CDS encoding S8 family serine peptidase → MIKIAIIDEGVDAGHPRLLNSKVVGYTIKESDGNLYSVDTDHHIDATGHGTAIASIIHKIVPEAELHSVRLFAEGGKISEQLLTEGIKHCLRIDGLKVVNISMGIAVSTPSSALFDSCRILAETGVIIVASSHNFPHLECFPAHFPFVYSVGCGLVKNKNEYSYDESKKTKILAKGGLQRIAWADKGYKISSGTSYATAHFAGILSRLVIDNAPKNEQQVKELISSNSSNDVTEFIYISKNYDIISSGVRQLNKAEQDILGKKLFTPHKIDFAQKVAVFPSSEKEIKTIIEFKDQIRGDLVLSIDYPRSISSATGKAGAVSSDFLSINKEPGKQELDLFDTIVIGYFLDIPVESNILFGNRVLKNCILSNKNFIVFDNDVFDHLNRLIKEIYPQYAGNIHFTSVRKKVVDEIKNFRHLPKIQTSVLACVGTGSKQGKFTSQMRIKEILSAQGYNVSQLSTEPQGVVVGSAFTFPFGHNANVEIKFRDWTSNIETILKGIQHYNNPDLIITGIQGGILPRAFNMDTAKAGAILTPIQYLLGVRPDAIICTIHPTDTVELVQQTIQTVRNYCNSTCLFCTMSPVHNELKNINNALVKTSRVLPKNEMITIMDAFSDKLGLPVFDIMDINNDEKILSCITNFFS, encoded by the coding sequence ATGATTAAGATTGCTATAATTGACGAAGGAGTTGATGCCGGTCATCCACGTTTGCTCAATAGCAAAGTAGTAGGATACACAATTAAAGAAAGCGACGGGAATTTATATAGCGTGGATACAGACCATCATATAGATGCCACGGGCCATGGCACAGCTATAGCTTCAATTATTCATAAAATTGTACCCGAAGCCGAACTTCATAGTGTTAGATTATTTGCAGAGGGAGGAAAGATCAGCGAACAGCTTTTAACTGAAGGTATTAAGCATTGCCTTCGTATTGACGGCCTGAAGGTGGTAAATATAAGTATGGGGATAGCCGTAAGCACTCCTTCTTCCGCCTTGTTTGATTCTTGTCGGATTCTTGCAGAAACAGGCGTTATTATAGTTGCGTCATCTCACAACTTTCCGCATCTGGAGTGTTTTCCTGCACATTTCCCTTTTGTTTATTCTGTAGGTTGCGGACTTGTCAAAAACAAAAATGAATACAGTTACGATGAAAGCAAAAAAACCAAAATCTTGGCAAAGGGGGGGCTGCAAAGGATTGCCTGGGCCGATAAGGGGTACAAAATATCATCAGGAACCAGTTATGCTACAGCACATTTTGCTGGAATTTTATCTCGTTTGGTCATAGATAATGCTCCGAAAAACGAGCAACAGGTAAAGGAACTTATCAGTAGTAACAGTTCAAATGACGTTACAGAATTTATTTATATCTCCAAAAATTATGATATCATTAGCTCAGGGGTAAGGCAGCTGAATAAGGCAGAGCAGGATATTTTGGGCAAAAAATTGTTCACACCGCACAAGATTGATTTTGCCCAAAAAGTAGCAGTGTTTCCGTCTTCAGAGAAGGAGATCAAGACAATCATTGAGTTTAAAGATCAGATCCGGGGAGATCTGGTATTGTCTATCGATTATCCAAGAAGTATTTCATCGGCCACGGGTAAAGCCGGCGCTGTGTCGTCAGATTTTTTGTCAATTAATAAAGAGCCGGGAAAACAGGAACTCGACTTGTTCGATACAATTGTAATAGGTTACTTCCTTGATATCCCGGTTGAGTCAAATATTCTTTTCGGGAACAGGGTGTTAAAAAACTGTATACTGAGCAATAAAAATTTTATTGTTTTTGATAACGATGTATTTGATCACCTGAACCGGCTTATTAAAGAAATTTACCCGCAGTATGCAGGTAATATTCACTTTACTTCGGTTCGGAAAAAAGTTGTTGATGAAATTAAAAACTTCCGTCATTTACCTAAAATTCAAACTTCAGTACTTGCTTGTGTGGGTACCGGCAGTAAACAGGGCAAGTTCACCAGTCAAATGAGGATTAAGGAAATATTATCCGCGCAAGGGTACAATGTTTCTCAGCTTTCTACCGAGCCTCAAGGGGTGGTAGTTGGTTCGGCCTTTACATTTCCATTTGGCCATAATGCCAATGTTGAGATTAAATTCAGGGATTGGACAAGTAATATTGAAACAATATTGAAGGGTATTCAACATTACAATAACCCTGATTTGATTATCACAGGTATTCAAGGTGGAATTTTACCGCGGGCTTTTAACATGGATACCGCCAAAGCCGGTGCTATTTTAACGCCGATACAATATTTGCTGGGCGTGCGTCCGGATGCTATTATTTGCACTATTCACCCTACGGATACGGTTGAGCTGGTGCAGCAGACTATCCAAACTGTAAGAAATTATTGTAATAGCACCTGCCTGTTTTGTACCATGAGCCCGGTGCATAATGAGCTTAAAAACATTAATAATGCATTAGTGAAAACATCGCGTGTATTGCCTAAAAATGAGATGATTACAATTATGGATGCTTTTTCGGACAAACTGGGGCTGCCCGTTTTTGATATCATGGATATTAACAATGATGAGAAAATATTGAGCTGTATAACAAATTTCTTTTCATGA
- a CDS encoding UPF0489 family protein, with product MRLQKIPVFILEEHNEAFYVWNECVQNGIIPAADNVLYHIDEHGDMGVPRFNKSINSLNPAERGEVRTFTHEEIGIGSFIMPAMYKGIFNSIYWFKLQHKTSRHDHLLYVRTYNADGLKLLSGPVTDEIRKASEVDRDLKIFDFHLNNIDEMPEALFSIALDIDLDYFSCSGNPVELYEISIEITKAEYDKFHSSPYHQSKFLGFKSNVYEADGKYHLILNDYKHTYPDLYPFTLKVDRELIIERIGEVINKLKERKVLPKVITICRSRFSGFTPDDQWEFIEDSLLKGLKSLYELEVHLVAELEVA from the coding sequence ATGAGATTACAAAAGATACCGGTTTTTATTCTGGAAGAACACAACGAAGCCTTTTATGTGTGGAATGAATGTGTACAAAATGGCATAATACCTGCTGCCGATAATGTTTTGTATCATATTGACGAACATGGCGATATGGGGGTTCCGAGGTTTAATAAGTCAATTAATAGCTTAAACCCAGCTGAGCGGGGTGAAGTTAGGACGTTTACTCATGAGGAGATCGGGATAGGCTCATTTATTATGCCGGCCATGTACAAAGGGATTTTTAACAGCATTTACTGGTTTAAATTACAACATAAAACCAGCAGGCACGACCATCTCCTGTATGTAAGAACTTATAATGCAGATGGATTGAAACTCCTGTCAGGGCCGGTTACCGACGAAATCAGGAAAGCTTCAGAAGTTGACCGTGATTTAAAGATCTTCGATTTTCATCTGAATAACATCGATGAAATGCCGGAGGCCCTGTTTTCTATAGCGCTTGATATTGATTTAGATTATTTTTCTTGTTCCGGAAACCCGGTAGAGTTATATGAGATAAGTATTGAAATAACAAAAGCTGAATACGACAAATTTCATAGTTCACCTTACCACCAAAGCAAATTTCTGGGTTTTAAATCTAACGTGTATGAAGCAGATGGCAAGTACCATCTTATTCTTAATGATTACAAGCATACCTATCCTGACCTTTATCCTTTTACCTTAAAGGTAGATCGAGAACTGATCATTGAACGAATAGGCGAGGTCATAAACAAATTAAAGGAGCGCAAGGTGCTACCCAAAGTGATAACTATTTGCCGGTCGCGCTTTAGCGGCTTTACACCGGATGACCAGTGGGAGTTTATTGAAGATTCATTGTTAAAAGGGCTTAAATCTTTATATGAACTGGAAGTTCATTTAGTTGCCGAGCTTGAAGTTGCCTAA
- a CDS encoding S41 family peptidase: MNNIKILLLLIAFIPSSGFCQWMAETHDFMNDKTVYTIVQDKNQKTLNFLFPEYEFYDRLSTKVYPLIDASKEMEQKLMWKTDFSYQAKLDSSQHFLVTDLYLENVSSLSFLMYNPYTRSYYSKTIKVTYQGYQNQISDNLGDWDSSSDLPVIFKNNTLLPFSDKFKLAMLAVPVNPELKVKVYAADFAVVHGAIKHVSLPAGFYLPQVAKKNAKLQSNPSDFMSEYISSSTDQEKRGVLGSSIYLSNLGDKLAEIDLINKAVYSSVKNYPFYIERGINKDSALHKFQKIMQLQANTDTAGFYKYVGILSRFLKDEFHDPHLGLNIQPGGAIKAQPVQKIIRPLRAYTINNKLYIAAVFDPRYKTTLPIGLEIVKIDQRFVTDVMDSLRKNDPEEGKNLNGEFLEGIGKHKGDSTIFTVMGTDRIQQKVCMKYNGTLTVDENFKPKQCYFKMLDNDVAYYQISSWTLDVYRRFLNNWDNVKNAHKVIIDLRGNGGGIGLSVFRLLSVFFDKPATIYKIKDFNGNYSDPLIIKSNQYYHLNPAAKVVVLCDKNTVCASEIFIAGILANRTNTALIGSERTGGVLADRYDLNFPSKVVFYTDALIGKLYLNKFNCIETKGIAPTSLVSIGNITDLKPYQDKVLRVAVNE, encoded by the coding sequence ATGAACAATATTAAGATACTACTGCTTCTTATTGCATTTATACCATCTTCGGGATTTTGCCAATGGATGGCCGAAACACATGATTTTATGAATGATAAAACGGTGTATACTATAGTACAGGACAAGAATCAAAAAACGCTTAATTTTTTATTCCCTGAATATGAGTTCTATGACCGGCTAAGTACAAAAGTCTATCCACTTATTGATGCAAGTAAAGAGATGGAACAGAAATTAATGTGGAAAACAGATTTCTCTTATCAGGCCAAATTGGATTCGTCACAGCATTTTCTCGTAACTGATTTGTATCTCGAAAATGTGAGCAGTCTGTCATTTTTAATGTATAATCCATATACCCGGTCATATTATTCAAAAACAATAAAGGTAACTTATCAGGGGTATCAAAACCAAATATCGGATAATCTGGGCGATTGGGACAGCAGCAGTGACCTGCCGGTAATATTTAAAAATAATACCCTTCTGCCATTCAGCGATAAATTTAAGCTTGCAATGTTGGCCGTACCGGTTAACCCAGAATTGAAAGTAAAGGTTTATGCTGCAGATTTTGCGGTTGTGCACGGTGCGATAAAGCATGTTAGCCTTCCAGCAGGTTTTTATTTGCCACAGGTCGCCAAAAAGAATGCAAAACTGCAATCAAATCCGTCTGATTTTATGAGCGAATACATTTCATCATCAACAGATCAGGAAAAAAGAGGCGTGCTTGGGTCAAGCATTTATCTGTCAAATCTGGGTGATAAACTGGCTGAAATAGATTTGATCAATAAGGCAGTATACAGTTCCGTTAAAAACTATCCTTTTTATATTGAAAGAGGTATTAACAAAGATTCGGCGCTGCATAAATTTCAAAAAATAATGCAGTTACAGGCCAATACCGATACAGCAGGTTTTTATAAGTATGTAGGGATATTATCACGTTTTTTAAAAGATGAATTTCACGACCCGCACCTTGGTCTAAATATTCAGCCAGGTGGCGCAATTAAGGCGCAGCCAGTTCAAAAAATAATCAGGCCGCTAAGAGCATATACCATCAATAATAAACTTTATATCGCGGCAGTTTTTGACCCGCGTTACAAAACAACTCTGCCAATAGGTCTCGAAATTGTAAAGATTGACCAGAGATTTGTTACCGATGTTATGGATAGTTTGAGAAAAAATGATCCCGAAGAAGGAAAAAATCTCAATGGTGAGTTTTTGGAGGGTATAGGCAAGCATAAAGGAGATAGTACAATTTTTACTGTTATGGGAACTGATCGAATACAGCAAAAAGTGTGCATGAAATATAATGGCACATTAACAGTTGATGAAAACTTTAAACCAAAGCAGTGTTATTTTAAAATGCTTGATAACGATGTGGCCTATTATCAAATATCAAGCTGGACATTAGATGTTTACCGGAGGTTTTTAAATAACTGGGATAATGTTAAAAACGCTCACAAAGTCATCATTGATCTTAGGGGGAACGGCGGCGGGATTGGTTTATCTGTATTCAGGTTGTTATCTGTTTTTTTTGATAAACCTGCCACCATATATAAGATAAAAGATTTTAATGGTAATTATTCAGATCCCCTTATTATCAAGTCAAATCAGTATTATCACTTAAATCCGGCAGCAAAAGTTGTTGTTTTATGCGATAAAAATACGGTTTGCGCTTCAGAGATTTTTATTGCAGGCATTTTAGCAAACAGGACCAATACGGCCCTTATTGGAAGTGAAAGAACTGGCGGCGTTCTTGCAGATAGGTATGACCTTAACTTTCCTTCGAAAGTAGTTTTTTATACCGATGCGCTCATCGGAAAATTATATCTGAACAAATTTAATTGCATCGAAACAAAGGGTATTGCCCCAACATCGCTGGTGAGTATCGGTAATATCACAGATTTAAAGCCCTATCAGGATAAAGTATTAAGGGTTGCTGTAAACGAATAG
- a CDS encoding radical SAM/SPASM domain-containing protein, which produces MKDIKYSFYNVIVPIAEKSEYLIYNLISGGLEVLNWEQGSYVETVGQSVLRLDDSVGAERHKLLNYLYDKGFFVKGDLNEREEYNKFYSKKRELLYDKDDGSINLTVGTTIMCNMGCPYCFEFVKPNKSLNDIENLRSIINYINDMLEQSPVKRWHALNVTWYGGEPLINKNAISRLTPMLKDLCAKHGISYSANIITNGILLTSDNWALLKNCDVKNVQITVDGPQKTHDKSRPLKGRNNEKKNYFQILENLCLMPAGMHVTVRINTDREIADSIDELFQDFHVFGLWPMRSDQISFSTAWLRTYEEANESDLSARFSVGDFFDFQQSFRLNLVTRYNRWAAQNQREQARLKWVLPEIQDECATWVSPYSLVVDPDGNIHKCWETIHDGKEAISHVSQGFKIESHQPYMDYDRSQVNEMCSSCKYLPVCDKLSCSHQALKEGMPDCTPWKTKTEDSLKHQYLLMDSRPDLIIFPGHTNKVNTGHSNK; this is translated from the coding sequence ATGAAGGATATAAAATATAGTTTTTACAATGTTATAGTTCCGATAGCAGAAAAGTCTGAATATCTGATTTATAATTTGATCAGCGGAGGGCTGGAGGTTTTAAATTGGGAACAGGGCTCTTATGTTGAAACTGTCGGGCAATCGGTATTAAGGCTTGATGATAGTGTTGGTGCAGAGCGTCATAAGCTGTTGAACTACCTTTATGATAAGGGTTTTTTTGTAAAAGGGGATTTAAACGAACGTGAAGAATACAACAAGTTTTATTCAAAAAAAAGGGAACTGTTGTATGATAAGGATGACGGGAGTATTAACCTGACGGTGGGCACTACGATCATGTGCAATATGGGTTGCCCATATTGTTTTGAGTTTGTAAAGCCCAATAAGTCATTAAATGATATCGAGAACCTTCGTTCAATCATCAATTATATTAATGATATGCTTGAGCAATCGCCGGTAAAAAGATGGCATGCGCTCAATGTTACCTGGTACGGTGGCGAACCTTTGATTAATAAGAACGCAATATCGAGGCTAACCCCAATGTTAAAGGATCTTTGTGCCAAGCATGGTATCAGCTATTCGGCCAATATCATCACGAATGGTATCCTGCTTACTTCCGATAACTGGGCACTTCTAAAAAACTGCGATGTAAAAAATGTACAAATTACGGTAGACGGGCCACAAAAAACGCATGACAAAAGCCGTCCGCTCAAGGGGCGTAATAATGAAAAGAAGAATTATTTTCAGATACTTGAAAACCTTTGTTTAATGCCGGCTGGTATGCATGTCACGGTGCGGATCAATACAGACCGTGAGATAGCCGACTCAATAGATGAGCTGTTTCAGGATTTTCATGTATTTGGTTTGTGGCCAATGCGCTCGGACCAGATTTCTTTTAGCACAGCCTGGTTGCGTACGTATGAAGAGGCGAACGAGTCTGACCTGAGTGCCCGGTTTAGCGTAGGTGACTTTTTTGATTTTCAGCAGTCTTTCAGGTTGAACCTGGTAACGCGCTATAACCGGTGGGCTGCACAAAACCAGCGTGAACAGGCCCGGTTAAAATGGGTGTTGCCAGAAATACAGGATGAGTGTGCTACGTGGGTGTCTCCGTACAGCCTGGTAGTTGACCCGGACGGCAATATTCATAAATGCTGGGAAACGATTCATGACGGTAAGGAAGCGATCAGTCACGTATCACAGGGCTTTAAAATAGAATCACATCAACCGTATATGGATTATGACCGTTCACAGGTTAATGAGATGTGCAGTTCATGTAAATATCTGCCGGTATGTGATAAGTTATCCTGCTCGCATCAGGCTTTAAAAGAGGGCATGCCAGATTGTACGCCCTGGAAAACCAAAACGGAAGACAGTCTGAAACATCAATATCTATTAATGGACAGCAGGCCAGATCTGATCATTTTTCCCGGGCATACTAATAAAGTAAACACAGGCCATTCCAATAAATAA